The Flavobacterium marginilacus genome window below encodes:
- a CDS encoding peptide chain release factor 3 encodes MSFLKEIERRRTFGIISHPDAGKTTLTEKLLLFGGAIQEAGAVKNNKIKKGATSDFMEIERQRGISVSTSVLAFNYKEKKINILDTPGHKDFAEDTFRTLTAVDSVIVVIDVAKGVEEQTEKLVAVCRMRKIPIIVFINKLDREGKDAFDLMDEVEQKLGLTVTPLSFPIGMGYDFQGIYNLWEQNINLFSGDSRKNIEETIAFSDVQSPELEKIIGPKPADRLREELELIDEVYPKFDRQDYLDGKLQPVFFGSALNNFGVRELLDCFVNIAPSPRPKDSETRLVDPKEEKMSGFVFKIHANMDPKHRDRLAFIKIVSGTFERNKPYYHVRQKKNLKFSSPNAFFAEKKEIVDISYPGDIVGLHDTGNFKIGDTLTEGEVMSFKGIPSFSPEHFRYINNADPMKAKQLDKGVDQLMDEGVAQLFTLEMNNRKVIGTVGALQYEVIQYRLEHEYGAKCTYENFPVHKACWVKPDDAKNEEFKEFKRIKQKFLAKDKYNQLVFLADSDFTIQMTQSKYPSVKLFFTSEFD; translated from the coding sequence ATGAGTTTTTTAAAAGAAATAGAAAGAAGACGCACATTTGGGATTATCTCACATCCCGATGCCGGAAAAACCACACTGACAGAAAAATTGCTGCTTTTTGGAGGAGCAATTCAAGAAGCTGGTGCAGTAAAAAACAATAAAATAAAAAAAGGAGCTACGAGTGACTTCATGGAAATTGAGCGTCAGAGAGGAATTTCTGTATCTACATCCGTATTAGCCTTCAACTATAAAGAGAAAAAAATAAACATTCTCGACACTCCAGGTCACAAGGATTTTGCCGAAGATACTTTTAGAACCTTAACAGCAGTTGACAGTGTAATTGTTGTTATTGACGTCGCAAAAGGGGTTGAAGAGCAGACCGAAAAACTGGTTGCTGTCTGCAGAATGCGAAAAATTCCAATTATTGTTTTCATTAATAAATTAGACCGTGAGGGAAAAGACGCTTTTGACTTAATGGACGAGGTGGAACAAAAACTTGGATTGACAGTTACTCCCCTAAGTTTTCCAATTGGCATGGGATATGATTTTCAGGGAATTTACAATCTTTGGGAACAGAATATTAACTTATTTAGCGGTGACAGCCGTAAAAATATTGAAGAAACAATTGCGTTCTCTGATGTACAAAGTCCTGAATTAGAGAAAATAATCGGACCTAAACCTGCAGATCGTTTGCGTGAAGAACTAGAATTAATTGACGAAGTATATCCAAAATTTGATCGTCAGGATTATTTGGATGGAAAATTACAGCCAGTTTTTTTCGGATCCGCTTTAAACAATTTTGGGGTTAGAGAATTATTAGATTGCTTTGTAAACATTGCACCGTCGCCAAGACCAAAAGATTCGGAGACTAGATTGGTAGATCCAAAAGAAGAAAAAATGTCTGGATTTGTTTTTAAAATCCACGCGAATATGGATCCTAAACACAGAGACCGATTAGCTTTTATAAAAATCGTTTCTGGAACTTTTGAAAGAAACAAACCTTATTATCACGTACGTCAAAAAAAGAATTTAAAATTCTCAAGTCCAAATGCTTTTTTTGCTGAAAAAAAGGAAATCGTAGACATCTCCTATCCAGGTGATATTGTTGGATTACACGATACTGGAAATTTTAAAATTGGTGATACTTTAACCGAGGGTGAAGTAATGAGTTTCAAAGGAATTCCAAGTTTCTCTCCAGAACACTTTAGATACATAAACAATGCTGACCCGATGAAAGCCAAACAGCTGGATAAAGGAGTTGACCAATTAATGGACGAAGGAGTTGCCCAATTATTTACTTTAGAAATGAATAACCGAAAAGTAATTGGTACAGTTGGTGCATTACAATATGAAGTTATTCAATACCGTCTAGAACATGAATATGGTGCAAAATGTACTTATGAAAACTTTCCTGTTCACAAGGCCTGCTGGGTAAAACCAGACGATGCTAAAAACGAAGAATTTAAAGAATTCAAACGTATCAAACAGAAATTTTTAGCAAAAGACAAATACAATCAATTGGTTTTCCTTGCCGATTCTGATTTTACCATTCAGATGACACAAAGCAAATACCCAAGTGTAAAACTATTTTTCACTTCAGAATTTGATTAA